A genome region from Gigantopelta aegis isolate Gae_Host chromosome 3, Gae_host_genome, whole genome shotgun sequence includes the following:
- the LOC121368592 gene encoding multimerin-2-like: MCVISQLQPGEFVFLKELEVLKSKLQFQETKFQALEAQLKAKQDSSTAAEFRLFKDGSAIAWLVSTTRDGTGSIQTVTHLHKDQDVWVVKSYGGSTIRGNQLSTFSGFLLRTDDNFHAQLLLQSDGFASKEELEVLKSRIQSQETKIQSLEAQSKTQQDSKALISFRAGFSYKPVQIKFSNGQTVIFDDVYLNDGYAYNSRSGRFHAPMSGLYLFTLDVFPTSSEMEFKLVKDGKAVAWLVSKNSGGRAIIETAIHLHKDQEVWIVKTSGGNALRDSQLSTFSGVLLSADQVSPLA, translated from the exons ATGTGTGTGATTTCTCAACTACAACCGGGAGAGTTTGTTTTCTTGAAAGAACTGGAGGTCTTGAAATCCAAGCTTCAATTCCAGGAAACTAAATTCCAAGCTCTGGAAGCACAGCTGAAGGCAAAACaag attCTTCAACTGCAGCAGAATTTAGACTATTTAAAGACGGCAGTGCAATAGCCTGGTTGGTTTCTACGACTCGTGATGGAACAGGAAGCATACAAACAGTGACACACCTTCACAAAGACCAAGATGTCTGGGTTGTAAAGAGTTATGGTGGCAGTACAATTCGTGGTAACCAGCTGTCTACTTTCAGTGGCTTTCTTCTCAGAACCGATGACAACTTCCATGCGCAATTACTG TTGCAGTCTGATGGGTTTGCCTCCAAGGAAGAACTGGAGGTCTTAAAATCCAGAATTCAATCCCAGGAAACCAAAATTCAGTCATTGGAAGCGCAGTCGAAAACTCAACaag ATAGCAAAGCACTGATTAGTTTCAGAGCAGGATTTTCATACAAACCGGTTCAAATAAAATTCAGCAATGGTCAAACCGTGATCTTCGATGACGTCTACCTCAACGACGGTTACGCATACAATTCACGATCAGGAAGATTTCACGCACCAATGTCTGGACTATATTTGTTTACCCTGGATGTCTTCCCAACTTCTTCAGAAATGGAGTTTAAATTAGTTAAAGACGGCAAAGCAGTAGCGTGGCTGGTTTCTAAAAATTCTGGAGGAAGAGCAATCATCGAAACAGCGATACACCTACATAAAGACCAAGAGGTGTGGATTGTGAAGACCTCTGGTGGCAACGCCTTGCGTGACAGCCAGTTGTCAACGTTCAGTGGCGTTCTTCTTTCAGCCGACCAAGTCAGTCCTCTTGCGTGA
- the LOC121367861 gene encoding complement C1q-like protein 4: protein MASSILFWVFSFFTMSMVCPASGDFATKQDLEVLKYRIQSLETSKHDLEIKVQSLEAQLKTKEDRTPLIAFRAGFAQDPVPVKFHNGQIIIFDKVYRNDGNSYNEHSGMFHAPVSGLYSFTLQIFPNASGIFFEMVKDGKLITVLLVKGGETGSAQTVMYLKSGQEVWVVDIFGTNDSIRGHELSMFSGFLIRASNNPHITNGGSSVVG from the exons ATGGCGTCTTCCATCCTGTTTTGGGTTTTCAGTTTTTTCACAATGAGTATGGTATGTCCGGCCTCTGGAGACTTTGCCACGAAACAGGATCTGGAGGTCCTGAAATACAGAATTCAATCACTGGAAACCAGTAAACACGACCTAGAAATCAAAGTGCAGTCACTGGAAGCACAGCTGAAAACAAAAGAAG ACCGAACACCCCTGATTGCTTTCAGGGCGGGATTTGCGCAGGATCCGGTTCCGGTAAAATTCCACAACGGTCAGATTATAATCTTCGATAAAGTTTACCGTAACGATGGCAACTCATACAACGAACACTCCGGAATGTTTCACGCACCAGTTTCTGGACTATATTCATTTACTCTGCAAATTTTCCCAAATGCGTCAGGCATTTTTTTCGAAATGGTTAAAGatggtaaattaataacagtctTACTCGTCAAAGGAGGAGAAACGGGAAGCGCACAAACAGTAATGTATCTCAAATCAGGCCAGGAAGTTTGGGTTGTGGATATTTTCGGTACTAATGACTCAATACGTGGACACGAGTTGTCAATGTTCAGCGGTTTTCTTATTAGAGCCAGCAACAATCCCCACATTACGAACGGAGGGTCATCCGTGGTGGGTTAG